From Candidatus Zixiibacteriota bacterium, the proteins below share one genomic window:
- a CDS encoding SBBP repeat-containing protein, producing the protein MTKVFLAFLFILFFTLPLFAQSVDTAWVRTYNGPENQSEFANAIVVDKSGNIYVTGNSEGDYVTLKYHPSGTIAWVRRYDGPTSYIDAPKAITVDNSGNICVTGLSWGNGTGYDYATIKYYPSGDTAWVRRYNGPPGDRDDEAQAIAADDAGNIYVTGRSDGSSTLWDYATIKYHPNGDTAWVRRYNGPPGDRDDEAQAIAVDKAGNVYVTGWGAGNGTDYDYVTIKYYANGDTAWVRRYNGPTNHADYCNAIALDGSGNVYVTGSSYNDGTFWDCATIKYFSNGDTAWVRRYSASDNSEDYSVALVVDNSGNIYLTGISGDYFGNYIDYLTIKYLPDGDTAWVRRYNGPGNGDDYAYGIAIDDSNNAYVTGRSEGCLTIKYFPNGDTAWVRRYKGRDNYLNAAYAIALDGSDVVYVIGESFQGSETYSDYLTIKYSCKHPPIIDQIEAKYVVEGNELTFSVHVIDTDRDSIALHTTNMPANALFTDSCNGTGIFSFHPSYTQAGSYTVEFIATDPSGLADSELVCITVIEAGNQRPKLAPLKDAVAAINQVLSIRISATDPDGTIPHLFADSLPNNSFFHDSLNGKGIFTFTPDNSQYDSIYRVTFIASDDSLSDSAVMKITVIEYFTGDANGDGKVTVSDVIYLINYLFKGGPTPNPLLAGDANHDDKVTVADVIYLINYLFKGGPSPIF; encoded by the coding sequence ATGACCAAAGTTTTTTTAGCTTTCCTCTTTATTTTGTTTTTTACTTTGCCCCTCTTTGCTCAATCGGTTGACACAGCTTGGGTAAGAACGTACAACGGACCTGAAAACCAGAGTGAGTTTGCTAATGCTATAGTTGTAGATAAGTCTGGCAATATCTATGTGACAGGAAATAGCGAAGGAGACTATGTCACACTAAAATATCATCCTAGTGGCACTATTGCTTGGGTAAGGAGATACGACGGACCGACAAGTTACATCGATGCCCCTAAAGCCATTACTGTTGACAATTCTGGCAATATCTGCGTGACAGGTTTGAGTTGGGGTAATGGAACAGGCTACGATTATGCGACCATAAAGTATTATCCAAGTGGAGATACTGCTTGGGTCAGAAGATACAATGGACCGCCAGGCGACAGGGACGATGAGGCTCAAGCAATAGCGGCGGATGATGCTGGCAATATTTATGTTACCGGAAGGAGTGATGGAAGCAGTACTCTATGGGATTATGCTACTATAAAATATCATCCCAACGGAGATACTGCTTGGGTCAGAAGATACAATGGACCGCCAGGCGATAGGGACGATGAGGCTCAAGCAATAGCGGTGGACAAGGCTGGCAACGTTTATGTTACTGGATGGGGTGCGGGCAATGGGACAGATTACGACTACGTCACTATAAAGTATTATGCTAATGGCGATACCGCATGGGTCAGAAGATACAATGGACCAACAAATCATGCTGATTATTGTAACGCCATCGCACTGGATGGTTCGGGTAATGTGTACGTAACTGGTTCGAGTTACAATGATGGTACATTCTGGGATTGTGCCACTATAAAGTATTTTTCTAATGGAGATACTGCATGGGTCAGAAGATACAGTGCATCTGACAATTCAGAAGATTATTCTGTAGCCCTGGTAGTGGATAATTCTGGAAACATCTATTTGACTGGAATAAGTGGGGATTATTTCGGGAACTACATTGATTATTTAACCATAAAGTATCTTCCAGATGGAGATACTGCTTGGGTTAGAAGATATAATGGGCCAGGAAACGGTGATGACTATGCTTATGGCATAGCTATAGATGATTCTAACAACGCTTATGTAACTGGTAGGAGTGAAGGCTGTCTTACAATAAAGTATTTTCCTAATGGAGACACTGCTTGGGTTAGAAGATATAAAGGTCGAGATAACTACCTCAATGCTGCTTATGCTATAGCTTTAGATGGTTCTGATGTTGTTTATGTAATCGGAGAGAGTTTCCAAGGCAGTGAGACATATTCTGATTATCTCACGATAAAGTATTCATGCAAACATCCTCCTATAATTGACCAAATTGAAGCCAAGTATGTTGTGGAGGGAAACGAATTGACATTTTCAGTCCATGTAATAGATACTGACAGAGATAGTATAGCTTTACATACTACAAATATGCCCGCCAATGCGTTATTCACAGACAGTTGCAACGGAACAGGCATTTTCTCTTTTCATCCAAGTTATACTCAAGCCGGGAGTTATACCGTTGAATTCATTGCAACCGACCCGAGTGGATTAGCAGACTCCGAATTAGTCTGCATAACGGTGATTGAGGCAGGAAATCAAAGACCTAAACTAGCTCCTCTAAAGGACGCTGTTGCAGCGATAAATCAGGTCCTCTCTATTAGAATCAGTGCTACAGACCCCGATGGCACCATTCCGCACCTTTTTGCAGATTCACTACCTAACAATTCTTTTTTCCACGATAGTTTAAATGGAAAAGGCATTTTCACATTCACTCCAGATAACTCTCAATATGATTCAATTTATAGAGTTACCTTCATCGCCTCGGATGATTCTTTGTCAGACAGTGCTGTAATGAAAATCACCGTTATCGAATATTTTACAGGAGATGCTAATGGCGATGGCAAAGTAACGGTGTCGGATGTGATTTATTTGATAAACTATCTTTTCAAGGGTGGGCCTACACCAAATCCCCTGTTAGCTGGAGATGCTAATCATGATGACAAGGTAACAGTAGCTGACGTAATCTATTTGATTAATTATCTTTTCAAAGGAGGACCATCACCGATCTTCTGA
- a CDS encoding SBBP repeat-containing protein yields the protein MKKMLLVFCIILLYNLPLFAQEVDTAWVRRYSGPGQSHDAAYSLCLDRYGNACVTGTTATVKYAANGDQLWVGQFGGTDIAIDDSGNVYVTGSGGTAKYGASGNLLWTRPWSSAAAKKPADRWMPQATALALDNSGNICVTGMFYSGSSLDCVTIKYYPDGDTAWVTQTNAGNPVNGGFGIAVDDSGNVCVTGITGHLNGYDYLTIKYYPDGETAWVRTFIPDIEPGFPYMDYGNGIAGDDSGNVYVAGTNATLKYDVSGNLLWVNKLNGHDMALDGSGNIYVTGSGNNLDYVTIKYRLNGDSAWVKTYNGPGNDWDEAYSITLDSSDNVYVTGVSTGSGTGNDFATIKYDSSGNLLWLVRFDGPAHGEDFATDIAIDTQGNVYVTGSSQDSTGYENYVTIKYLPSPFLRGDADGDNKVTVSDVIYEINYLFKGGPLPDPLKSGDTNCDGKVTIADVVFLVNYLFKVGPSPVC from the coding sequence ATGAAGAAAATGCTACTTGTTTTTTGCATTATCCTTCTTTATAACTTACCTCTTTTCGCACAGGAAGTTGACACCGCCTGGGTGAGAAGATACAGCGGGCCCGGGCAGTCCCATGACGCTGCTTATAGTCTATGCCTTGACCGTTACGGTAATGCGTGTGTCACCGGAACAACTGCGACCGTAAAATATGCCGCAAACGGGGATCAACTGTGGGTCGGGCAATTCGGAGGAACCGACATAGCCATCGATGATTCCGGGAATGTTTATGTCACAGGGTCAGGCGGTACGGCAAAATATGGTGCCTCCGGCAACCTGCTATGGACCAGGCCCTGGAGTAGCGCCGCAGCCAAAAAACCTGCTGATCGCTGGATGCCCCAGGCTACTGCTCTGGCATTGGACAATTCTGGAAATATCTGCGTGACTGGAATGTTTTACAGCGGGTCATCCCTTGACTGTGTCACTATCAAGTATTATCCTGATGGCGACACAGCCTGGGTGACCCAAACCAATGCTGGGAACCCCGTGAATGGTGGTTTTGGTATAGCTGTCGATGATTCTGGCAATGTCTGTGTAACCGGAATAACTGGGCACCTGAATGGTTATGATTACCTAACTATCAAGTATTACCCTGATGGAGAGACTGCCTGGGTAAGAACGTTCATCCCGGACATCGAACCAGGATTCCCTTATATGGATTACGGTAATGGTATAGCCGGAGATGACTCTGGAAATGTCTATGTCGCCGGAACAAATGCTACTCTAAAATATGATGTGTCTGGAAACCTGTTATGGGTTAATAAATTGAATGGTCATGATATGGCTCTGGATGGTTCTGGCAACATATATGTCACTGGAAGCGGAAACAACTTGGACTATGTAACCATAAAGTATCGTCTGAATGGGGATAGCGCCTGGGTAAAAACCTACAACGGACCTGGAAACGACTGGGACGAGGCTTATTCGATAACCCTCGATAGCTCGGACAATGTCTATGTTACAGGAGTGAGTACCGGCAGCGGGACCGGCAACGATTTCGCCACTATAAAATACGACTCGAGCGGAAACCTACTCTGGTTAGTAAGGTTTGATGGTCCGGCGCATGGCGAGGATTTCGCCACGGACATAGCCATAGATACACAGGGCAACGTATATGTGACCGGATCCAGCCAGGACAGCACCGGATATGAAAACTACGTCACGATAAAATATCTTCCCTCTCCCTTTCTGCGTGGGGATGCTGATGGTGACAATAAGGTAACGGTATCGGATGTGATTTATGAAATAAACTACCTTTTCAAAGGAGGACCTTTACCTGACCCACTTAAATCCGGAGATACCAATTGCGATGGCAAGGTAACTATCGCCGACGTAGTTTTTTTAGTTAATTATCTTTTCAAAGTTGGGCCATCGCCAGTTTGTTAA